A DNA window from Ficedula albicollis isolate OC2 chromosome 1, FicAlb1.5, whole genome shotgun sequence contains the following coding sequences:
- the P2RY2 gene encoding P2Y purinoceptor 2: MENLTTPPSWTRIINSSSHPGDADDNPYKCVFDEDFKYVLLPVSYGIVCVVGLFLNLLALYAFIFRIKTWNASTTYMFNLAISDTLYVVSLPLLVYYYAMGDNWPFSVGLCKIVRFLFYTNLYCSILFLLCISIHRFLGICFPLQSLRWGHVRRARRVSLAVWAVTVLCQCPVLFFVTTSAKGDAVTCHDTSSKELFGQFVVYSSVMLVLLFCIPFLVIIVCYCLMARRLLQPTRGISRLSRSKKKSVKMIIIVLVVFIVCFLPFHVTRTLYYSFRSWDLSCQTLNAINLAYKVTRPLASTNSCLDPILYFLAGQRFMKFAGNKMPGKAQNEVALGIVPNSHLGASSDTDTLSKELKS, from the coding sequence ATGGAGAACCTCACAACTCCTCCATCCTGGACCAGGATCATCAACAGCTCCTCGCACCCCGGTGACGCAGATGACAACCCCTACAAGTGCGTGTTCGACGAGGACTTCAAATACGTCCTGCTGCCCGTCTCCTACGGCATCGTCTGCGTGGTGGGGCTCTTCCTCAACCTGCTGGCCCTCTACGCCTTCATCTTCAGGATCAAGACCTGGAACGCCTCCACCACCTACATGTTCAACCTGGCCATCTCCGACACGCTCTAcgtggtgtccctgcccctgctggtGTACTACTACGCCATGGGGGACAACTGGCCCTTCAGCGTGGGGCTGTGCAAGATCGTCCGCTTCCTCTTCTACACCAACCTCTACTGCAGCATCCTCTTCCTGCTGTGCATCAGCATCCATCGCTTCCTGGGCATCTGCTTCCCGCTGCAGTCGCTGCGCTGGGGCCACGTGCGCCGCGCGCGCCGCGTCTCGCTGGCCGTGTGGGCGGTGACCGTGCTCTGCCAGTGCCCCGTGCTCTTCTTCGTCACCACCAGCGCCAAGGGCGACGCCGTCACCTGCCACGACACCTCCAGCAAGGAGCTCTTCGGCCAGTTCGTCGTCTACAGCTCGGtgatgctggtgctgctcttcTGCATCCCCTTCCTCGTCATCATCGTCTGCTACTGCCTGATGGCCCGGCGGCTGCTGCAGCCCACGCGGGGCATCTCCCGCCTGTCCCGCTCCAAGAAGAAGTCGGTGAAGATGATCATCATCGTCCTGGTGGTCTTCATCGTGTGCTTCCTGCCCTTCCACGTCACTCGGACCTTGTACTACTCCTTCCGGAGCTGGGACCTCAGCTGCCAGACCCTCAATGCCATCAATCTGGCCTACAAGGTGACTCGTCCCCTGGCCAGCACCAACAGCTGCTTGGATCCCATTCTCTATTTCTTAGCAGGGCAACGATTCATGAAGTTTGCGGGCAACAAAATGCCGGGGAAGGCTCAGAACGAGGTGGCGCTGGGCATCGTGCCCAACAGTCACCTGGGAGCCAGCAGTGACACGGACACGCTCTCCAAGGAGCTGAAATCCTAG